From Miscanthus floridulus cultivar M001 chromosome 15, ASM1932011v1, whole genome shotgun sequence, the proteins below share one genomic window:
- the LOC136508844 gene encoding pentatricopeptide repeat-containing protein At4g02750-like yields MGAAGAAKVTAAAAASAVFRSNKELTRLARSGQLAAARRLFDSMLRRNTVTYNAMLSALARHGRIDEARALFDGMPSRNAVSWNAMIAALSDHGRVADARSLFDRMPGRDDFSWTVMVSCYARAGELELARDVLDRMPGDKCTPCYNAMISGYAKNGRFDDAVKLLREMPALDLVSWNSALAGLTQSGEMVRAVQFFDEMVEKDMVSWNLMLEGFVRAGDLDAASGFFAKIESPNVISWVTLLNGYCRAGRIGDARDLFDRMPERNAVAWNVMLDGYVRLSHLEEACKLFNEMPGKNSISWTTIISGLARAGKLQEAKDLLDKMSFNCVAAKTALMHGYLQRNMVDDARRIFDGMEVCDTVCWNTMISGYVQCGMLEEAMLLFQRMPNKDTVSWNTMIAGYAQGGQMSKAIGIFRRMSRRNTVSWNSVISGFVQNGLFADALHHFMLMRRGTYRADWSTYASCLRACANLAAFHVGRQLHSLLVRSGHINDSFAGNALISTYAKCGRILEAKQIFDEMVGKDIVSWNALIDGYASNGQGTKAISVFREMEANGVRPDEVTFVGILSACSHAGLIDEGLGFFYSMTKEYSLKPIAEHYACVADLLGRAGKLNEALELVQGMQIQPNAGVWGALLGACQMHKNHELARLAAEKLSELEPRKASNYVLLSNISAEAGKWDEAEKTRASIKEKGANKPPGLAGST; encoded by the coding sequence ATGGGCGCCGCGGGAGCGGCCAAGGTcaccgcggcggcggcagccTCCGCAGTGTTCCGTAGCAACAAGGAGCTCACCCGCCTCGCGCGGTCGGGCCAGCTGGCGGCGGCGCGCCGCCTGTTCGACTCCATGCTCCGCCGCAACACCGTCACCTACAACGCCATGCTCTCCGCGCTCGCGCGCCACGGGCGGATCGACGAGGCCCGGGCCCTCTTCGACGGGATGCCCAGCAGGAACGCCGTCTCCTGGAACGCGATGATCGCGGCGCTCTCGGACCACGGCCGCGTCGCGGACGCCCGGAGCCTGTTCGACAGGATGCCTGGCCGGGACGACTTCTCGTGGACGGTGATGGTCTCCTGCTACGCACGCGCGGGGGAGCTCGAGCTTGCCCGGGACGTGCTGGACCGAATGCCTGGCGACAAGTGCACGCCGTGCTACAACGCCATGATCTCCGGGTACGCCAAGAACGGCAGGTTCGACGATGCGGTGAAGCTGCTGCGGGAGATGCCGGCCCTGGACCTTGTTTCATGGAACTCGGCGCTGGCGGGGCTTACTCAGAGTGGGGAAATGGTACGGGCAGTGCAATTCTTCGACGAGATGGTGGAGAAGGACATGGTGTCCTGGAATTTGATGCTGGAGGGTTTTGTGCGAGCTGGAGATTTGGATGCGGCCTCTGGCTTCTTTGCAAAGATTGAATCACCTAATGTCATCTCTTGGGTGACCTTGCTCAATGGGTATTGCCGGGCGGGGAGGATTGGTGATGCTAGAGACCTGTTCGACAGAATGCCTGAGCGAAATGCTGTGGCTTGGAACGTGATGCTTGATGGGTATGTGCGGCTCTCGCACCTAGAGGAGGCCTGTAAGCTGTTCAATGAGATGCCAGGTAAGAACTCGATCTCATGGACAACGATAATAAGCGGATTGGCACGTGCTGGGAAACTCCAAGAAGCGAAGGATCTTCTCGACAAGATGTCCTTCAACTGTGTGGCAGCAAAGACTGCGCTGATGCATGGGTATTTACAGCGCAACATGGTTGATGATGCTCGTCGAATTTTTGATGGAATGGAGGTGTGTGACACAGTGTGCTGGAATACCATGATTTCTGGTTATGTCCAATGTGGAATGCTTGAAGAGGCGATGTTGTTATTCCAGCGAATGCCGAACAAGGATACGGTTTCCTGGAACACCATGATTGCTGGCTATGCTCAGGGTGGCCAAATGAGCAAGGCAATCGGTATTTTCAGGAGGATGAGCAGGAGAAATACAGTATCTTGGAATTCAGTTATCTCTGGATTTGTTCAGAATGGGCTCTTTGCTGATGCACTCCATCATTTCATGCTCATGAGAAGGGGCACGTATAGGGCCGACTGGTCTACTTATGCAAGCTGTCTCAGAGCATGTGCAAACCTGGCTGCTTTCCATGTCGGGAGGCAACTCCACAGTCTTCTTGTTAGGAGTGGGCATATCAACGATTCATTTGCTGGAAATGCCTTGATTTCCACATATGCGAAGTGTGGGAGGATATTGGAAGCAAAGCAAATCTTTGATGAGATGGTAGGCAAGGATATTGTTTCATGGAATGCATTGATTGATGGCTATGCTTCTAACGGTCAAGGGACTAAAGCAATCTCAGTCTTCCGGGAAATGGAAGCCAATGGTGTGAGACCTGATGAAGTCACATTTGTTGGTATCTTGTCAGCTTGCAGTCATGCCGGATTAATCGATGAAGGATTGGGTTTTTTCTACTCAATGACAAAAGAGTACTCACTGAAGCCAATCGCTGAGCACTATGCTTGCGTGGCAGACTTGCTTGGAAGAGCTGGGAAACTGAATGAGGCACTTGAACTTGTGCAAGGAATGCAGATCCAACCAAATGCCGGCGTCTGGGGTGCATTGCTTGGAGCATGCCAGATGCACAAGAACCATGAGCTTGCACGGCTGGCTGCTGAGAAGTTGTCTGAATTGGAACCTCGCAAGGCCTCAAATTATGTGCTGCTGTCAAACATCAGTGCAGAAGCAGGTAAGTGGGATGAAGCTGAAAAGACTAGGGCTTCCATCAAAGAGAAGGGAGCAAATAAGCCACCTGGTTTAGCTGGATCAACATAG